A window of Sebastes umbrosus isolate fSebUmb1 chromosome 6, fSebUmb1.pri, whole genome shotgun sequence genomic DNA:
agtcagtattgcacataagaataataagaagaaaTGATGAGTAGTAGCTGCTGATGGgtgaaataacataaaaatatcaaCTTCATAGATAATGTGGTACTGAGtcaagatatattgtgatatttatttctctttcagCAGCTTTAGTACATACAGTGTCCTCCAGCTGCATGACGCATCTAACTGTCTGTACTGGGTACTTAAAAATGCCTGTTTTTCCAtctttctctcactttttccacattttctaACGACAGTGagtggaggagcagaggaggggaggaaagtTAGAGGACATATTAATTGAAAGGTCAACAagggtgttgttgttgtgtccaTAACAGTAGTAGGACCATATTAAGTTACTGAAACATGCAGCATGGCAAGTTTTGCATcgttaaaactatttaaaatcaAGTGAAGCAGCTTTGCCAGACATAAAGTAATGAACATACTCTGGCGtggtataatatataatgcTACTGGCTGGCTAAGGCTCTCACTTAGCAAGTTTTTGgtctattatttgtttttaacactCAAAAGATGGGCTAACAAGTAATCATATTAACGTCAGCTAGTttatatagaatagaatagaatagaaagctttattgtcattgtattaaatacaacgagattcacagttgccacttctggtcagggctttaaaacaaatacttgacaagactaaacgagacaggtaaaacatataacaggtaaaacacacacacagttataaagcaaataaaacaggtaaaatagatgtaataaataaatataaacagaagtgttatactagaagtataaaatataaaaaatagatgtaatgtaaacagaggtaattgcacatgtagaataggtagggtagatgtaataaataaatataaacagaggtattacactagaggtatgaaatataaagtagatgcaataaataaatataaacagaagtgttacactagagatataaaatataaaaatagatgtaatgtaaacagagttaATTGCACATGTAAAATAGTTaggatagatgtaataaataaatataaacagaggtatAACACTAGAGGTATGAAATATAAAGTagatgcaataaataaatataaacagaagtgttacactagagatataaaatataaaaatagatgtaatgtaaacagagttaATTGCACATGTAAAATAGTTaggatagatgtaataaataaatataaacagaagtgttatactaatagtataaaatatgaaaatagatgtaatgtaaacagagttaattgcacttgtaaaataggtagggtagatgtaataaataaatataaacagaagtgttatactagagatataaaatataaaaatagatgtaatgtaaacagagttaATTGCACATGTAAAATAGTTaggatagatgtaataaataaatataaacagaagtgttatactaatagtataaaatatgaaaatagatgtaatgtaaacagagttaattgcacttgtaaaataggtagggtagatgtaataaataaatataaacagaagtgttatactagagatataaaatataaaaatagatgtaatgtaaacagagttaATTGCACATGTAAAAATAGTTaggatagatgtaataaataaatataaacagaagtgttatactaatagtataaaatatgaaaatagatgtaatgtaaacagagttaattgcacttgtaaaataggtagggtagatgtaataaataaaatgtaaacaaaggtagttgcacttcaggtgtatattgcatcaaggatatattattttatatagcttacaagtaaaaaataatattttactgTCTTAAATAAACTCAATTTGTGTGAAGTTGTACTCACAGAAAGTCTCGTGTCCTATCCTCACGTTGATCATGATCCACTCCATGACGCCTCCTATGCAGAAGAAGATGGGGAGAAACCGGTACGTCCCAAGACGTTTACCCGGCACAAGACTCAGTATATATCTGATATTATTACTCCTAGTAAACATCCTggtgtacagacacacacagaagtctTGTATGGATATAACCCGTCTACAATACAGCAGGGAAACTCTGCTCTTTCTTATGCAGTCTGTGCTTTTAACAACATGTCCTTGCTTTAAACTTGTTACATACAAGAGCAACTGGCAGTGAGGAGAGGGTGAGCTCGTTTTGTAACCTGGCGTAAAGCAAACGACAGGCGGTGTTCTAGAATGTAAAGAGGAACATACGGAAGCTCGACATTGGTGTACAAAACGAACGCactgaggaagagaagagaagggtCGTAACATCCGGTTGTTTATGTGCATACATCCGGTTATGTGTCACACTGAACACTGCGGTAAGATTaagaagaaaatacagaaaatacacataaaaaaacaggtaaagtttttatacatatatataaatatatatatatattatttattttattattatattatatattatgtttattttattatatatatttattctatttttttattttattatatattatttattttattatatatttttttattatattattatatatattatttttttcttttcgtaaatacaaaaataaataattaaaagggtTTCTGTAGGCATTCCGCCATTTTGTGCATAAGTAACATAACCGCATTAGAGCAACTATTGACACATAATGAGACTGTAGTCACCCTGGCATGTTGTGCAAACATCCGGTTATGTGTCACACTGAACACTGCAGTTAGATTAAgaacaaaatacagaaaatacacataaaaaacagctaaagtttttttatatatatatatatatattattttaatattatattatattattacatatcatattatttattttattatatttatttatctatttattgtattatatatatatttattatattatatattatttattttattatatatttatttattatattatatatatattttttcttttcataaatacaaaaataattaattaaaagggTTTCTGTAGGCATTCCACCATTTTGTGCATAAGCAACATAACCGTATTAGAGGAACTATTGACACATAATGAGACTGTAGTCACCCTGGCAAATTGTCTTCCTGGAAAGTTtttgaataaattaaattgagGACTACTGGTACAGTTGATATTGAAAAATAAGGTCTTTAGGGTCAGCGTTGAATCTTCAGGAGTGTGACTGTCAGTATTATTTGAAAGCTTTTTGTCTATGAAGTTCAGTCCATCAATGAGTAGCAATGCAAGTTTAAAATCAATGTATTGAATGTACTGAAATGTACAcctcatttttgtttgtttctgactTGGCCAAAAGCAGTTGTCAAACTAATATTACCGTGGCATTTATATGGAAGATGAGATCTGCATCATGGACATCTTTAGAATACTTTCTTATTtcaaaatttaaaattaaattggtTTTCATGTCTTAAAAACTTTACATTGTGTAGTGtcatgaacacaaacaaacaaatatagcCTGGTGTGGTTGTAAAATCTTGATGAATGTATAGATGTTTCAGCATGTTTCTTGTTTTGTAATGCCTTTTCTATTGGGATTCAGTAAATAATCTACAAAATAGGTCACTGGATGGAAATCCAATGATGCCAAAGGGTTGCACTCCATGGTTGCAatggaaaacaaaaactaaGTTAATGTCACAAAGTAGTTTGACACAGCTAGTTTGTGTTTCCACTTATTTTCAATCAATGAATGATCGGAACTGCATTACTAAAACATTTTGTTCCTAGTATTCAATTtagaaattagtttttttgaCAGGAAAATGTCATTGAGGACATCATTAGCTGCTAtctttaatttgtgttttacaACAGGAAGTAAGTGAAAGCATGATGGCCAACTGGCAGCTTGGCATAAGGCCTGCAGCTCTCCACTTGAATCACAATTATGAATGTAACTTTGCCagaaaacattttgtaaaaactttttttaaaattgatgCCACATTGCTCAAATACTGATTAAAATGGTTAACAACACAATTTGCCATGTGTGCTAGCACAAGCTCTTGCAAGGAGCTTTTAAGTGGTTGGATGTTTGAATAGCTGACATACAGCAGGTAAATATCAGTGCAAAACATCAAGTTAAGGTGAAAAGTACAGCCATAAGACAAAACTAATGACTGACAAATACACAAATGGGTTTATTTTGGCTGGAATGACACATCACTGTTGATATGAGCTCTAAACTGTAACAGTATGACATAATACTGCAAAGCGCACAAATACATATACAAACACAAGACAATCAGACACATGCAACAACGACTAGGGTCTTCAGAAATAGTACCATACAAGGAGATAAGAGAGCTAAGAGACTAGTTTAAGATCTACTATAAATTGGGctaaataatcataatttattattattaaaaaaggtTCACTCCTGACAACTCCGGATCAAAAATGGTTCAGTGTCTGTAGTCCAAAACATGACCAAGACAGCTTGAGTATGTGGTACAAACTTTTTACAATCAACTCTTTCCCCCTGAAATTGTGACCTAAATGCATATTAAGACATAGATTTGATAGTGTATTTAGGCATAGAGTCTTAAATCATGGCTACCTGTTTTACAATCACTTCATCACTGACTTTAGAATAAATAGATGCAGGTATTGGAACCACATTAAATCACAATTATTCCAATAAAAATCAATGTGCCCACATTTTTAGCATCGTTGGGGTATAATTGTGtccctaaataaataaaatcgtAATAAAATCATTGCTGTAGGGTCTTTCAGCTTCAAGAGAATTGCCATTTTTGTATTGGAGACCTTAACCTCAATGAAGTATTCATTTTTCAAGAAATCTCAAATAAGCAGACAAAGAGTTCTTAAACTCGAAACAGGCGAATAGATCAATaattcacattcattcattgtttttatgccATTTGTCTGGACTTTGAGCCTTGTGCCACTGTACCACATTTatcaaaataagaaaacaaaaatcattATTAGTGATACATTACTGAAACAGGTTAacatttgttgtctttttgatCAGGACTTGTGTAATATGAAGACAAATCAAACAGTAATGTCCCCCATGACGACACTGCTGTAACTCAGTCTTCAACTTTGTGAGCTGGTCTACAGAAAGTCCAGTGATGCTCCACCGTGTTCTCGTTTGCACGCTCACTCATGTGATGCACACGGGTGTTGCGGATGGTGAAGCCTTGTTTCATGATGTAGTCCATGAGGTGAACCCTTAGGGCCACCTCTTGGTGATAGTCACATGGTCCGAAGGTGAAAGACACCTGGCAGTCTCTGGTGTCCATCATGTGTTTGTTCCACTTGGTGAAGTTGTTGGAAATACCTTCCAGCAGACCGTGAACCTTTGTGGTGATGGTTAACTGTGTGATGATAACAGCGACCGGGTTTGAATATTTGGACAGTTTCCGAGTGCTGGAGAGCTCCACGACCTGCTCAAAGATGTcgggagggtacagcggcttgGGATCGTTAAGGCACAGGATTAAAGGTTCGATCTGGTAGAAGTCCGCCTCTTTCCTCAGGAGGTCTGTCTCTGTGAAGTCCAATGGGAGGGTAAGCTCAGATGTCCGCAGGAAGTTCAGGATGTACCGGAAAAGTGTCCCATCGCGATCGATGAAATAATTCCCTTTGGAATCGCGGGTTGTGGGAAAATCTCCACGGAACATGGCACCCAGCATGGAGTCTGGGTAGCGCTGCAGGGTGGATAAACTGGTGGTGTACAAGTGGCCTCCCACGTTCAAGGTAACAGGAGTACTCATCTAGGGCAAAAAGGA
This region includes:
- the LOC119490496 gene encoding small integral membrane protein 4, which translates into the protein MFTRSNNIRYILSLVPGKRLGTYRFLPIFFCIGGVMEWIMINVRIGHETFYDVYRRKQSERGYQQKIADGLIAPNEPAAK
- the kctd6b gene encoding BTB/POZ domain-containing protein KCTD6 isoform X2 codes for the protein MSTPVTLNVGGHLYTTSLSTLQRYPDSMLGAMFRGDFPTTRDSKGNYFIDRDGTLFRYILNFLRTSELTLPLDFTETDLLRKEADFYQIEPLILCLNDPKPLYPPDIFEQVVELSSTRKLSKYSNPVAVIITQLTITTKVHGLLEGISNNFTKWNKHMMDTRDCQVSFTFGPCDYHQEVALRVHLMDYIMKQGFTIRNTRVHHMSERANENTVEHHWTFCRPAHKVED
- the kctd6b gene encoding BTB/POZ domain-containing protein KCTD6 isoform X1; the encoded protein is MDNGDWGHRMSTPVTLNVGGHLYTTSLSTLQRYPDSMLGAMFRGDFPTTRDSKGNYFIDRDGTLFRYILNFLRTSELTLPLDFTETDLLRKEADFYQIEPLILCLNDPKPLYPPDIFEQVVELSSTRKLSKYSNPVAVIITQLTITTKVHGLLEGISNNFTKWNKHMMDTRDCQVSFTFGPCDYHQEVALRVHLMDYIMKQGFTIRNTRVHHMSERANENTVEHHWTFCRPAHKVED